The Candidatus Aramenus sp. CH1 DNA segment GTACTTCTACCAGGCTTCGCTTGGAGTCCCAATTAGGATGGCGTTACTTTACACTATTCTGACCGGATGAGAGCATGGAGAACGGGCTAATCGTCAGCAAAATAAGGGATGGAACTGTGATAGACCACATACCTGCAGGTAGGGCACTTGCCGTGCTCAAGGTTTTGGGCATAAGGGGAAGTGAGGGCACTAGGGTAGCTCTAGTAATGAACGTAGAGAGCAAGAAGATGGGGCGTAAAGACATTGTGAAGATCGAGAATAGGGAAATTCAGGAGAAGGAGGCGGAACTCATAACTCTGATCGCTCCTAACGCCACTATTAACATAATAAAGGAATACGAGGTAGTTGGCAAAAGGAAACTGGGGGTTCCAGAGAAGGTATCGGGTCTGCTAAAGTGCCCAAACCCGTCGTGCATAACGAACAACGACGTAGAGGCGACGAGCACGTTCATAACCGCCAGGAAGAGCCCGATTACGTTGAGGTGCGCCTACTGCGAAACGGAGATAGGTGAAGAAGAGGTACTGAGGCAGATCTTGTCGTGACCTACGGGAAGTTACTTTCAATAAAGAGAAACGAGAGAGTCTACGAGGCGGAGATAGAGGTAAAGCTAGAGCCCAGGCCTGGGCAGTTTGTATCCTTGGTGTTCCCCAAGTTCGAAGTACCTCTGAGCATTGGCGACTACGTAGACAGAGTACTTTACGTGCACTTCTCTTCCGAGAAGATCTATCAGTTGCTGTCAAAGAGGAGGGAAGTTATGATTAAGGGGCCGTTGGGAAGGCCAATAGCCCTTGGAAAGAAGGTATTGGGGATTGCAGAGGGGGAGCTCTACTACGATATACTCTTCCCCCTTAGGGAGGCAAAGAGGAAGGGCTCTGATGTTGCTGTCAATTGTAAGGACTGTCGTTCCGAGTTCAGGGAGCCCTTGAAGGATGAGACGTGGGACACCGTCATAGCCTCGGTAAGGGACTTTAAGACCTTGCCGAGCAAGTCCTTGGTCTACGTGAGGTGGGTAAAGATGAACTGCATGATGGGAGTCTGTGGAGTGTGCGAGGTTAAGGGAAACCTGCCCTGCGTTGAGGGCCCTTTCCTGGAGGTGGAGAGGCTTTGTGGATAAAGGGTAAACTGTACTTGGGAGAAGTGGTAGAGGGATGCGTGGAGTTCGATAGGAAGATAAAGTCTATAAAGAAAGAGTGTAAGCCAGATCTCTATTATCCCGACTCAATTATCCTCCCTGGGTCTATAGACATGCACGTTCACGTCAGAGGAATGCAACTTTCCTATAAGGAGACCGTGGTATCTGCAACCTCTGAGGCTGCCTATGGAGGGGTCACGGTAGTAGTGGACATGCCAAACACCCAGCCCTATATAAACACCCACGAGAGGGTTCTCGAGAGGATCAGGGAGTTCGAGAACTTCTCGAGGACGGACTTCGGGGTGTACTCCGGGGTGACGTCTGACGCCAGGGTAGACGGGGATCCGATAGCTGGGTACAAGGTGTTCCCGGAGGATCTAGAGAAGCCGGAGCTGGAGATTGTGTGGTCCTCAAACAAGCTGAAAGTCCTCCACCCCGAGTTGCCCATGTCAAACAAGGTCTTAAGGGAGTCCAGGCTGTTGTGGCAGGAGATAGCCTCCCTGTACTTGGTGAGGGGAAAGGTACACGTTACTCACGCCACTAACTTGGAGACCGTTAGGTTGGCGAAATCCCTTGGCTTCACCACCGACGTGACACCCCACCATCTACTGCTAGAGGAGAGGGACTGCCTGACTAAGGTGAACCCGCCACTGAGGGACAAAACAGAGAGGAATAAGCTCTTGAGGGCCCTGTTTGAGGCAGACGCTGTAGCCAGCGACCACGCCCCCCACACAGCTAAGGAGAAGGGATTGCCCTTTGAGATATGCCCTCCAGGGATAGCTGGAGTATCCTTTGTTACTCCCTTCGTTTACACGCTGTTTAAGAAGGGTGTTCTCTCCCTGGAGAGAACAGTGCAGCTAGTGTCCAAAAATCAAGCTAGGATCCTGGGAATTAAAGCCGGGGAGATAAAGGAAGGCTACGTGGCGAACTTCACGGTCATTTCCTTTGATACGTGGAGGTACTCTACCAAGTTTTCAAAGGTAACTCAGACCCCGTTTGACGGTTACCCACTTGAAGCTAAGGTCACGGCAACAATAGTGGAGGGCAAGGTAGCCTACGATGGCGAGACCGTGTATCCAATAAGGGGGGTGAACTTGTTTGATAAGACTGAAAAACCTTGAGTTTAACGACCCAATAATCATTCCCTCTGGGATTGTGCCTGACGTAAAGGAATTCATCCAGAGAGTGTGCAAGGAATACAGCCCCTCAGCCCTGACTACAAAGACCTTAACGCTTTCGCCACTGCTCTCACACCCGCCTCCTACCTTGGTGAAGTTCCACGAAGGTTGTTACCTAAACGCCATTGGTCTGGGAAACCCGGGAGTGGAGTTCCTGAAGGGCCTCAACGTTGACTGCAGGCTCTTCGTAAGCGTGGGTGGTTCCTCTCCCCAGGAGATAGCTGAAGTGGCAAGGATAGCGGAGGAGAAAGGGGAACTCATAGAGATCAACATAAGCAGCCCTAACAGGAGGGGCTATGGGGCCTCACTCTCTAGTCAGGTATACGAAGTCGTCAAGAACGTTAAGGGAAGTGTTAAGAAGCCCGTTTTCGTGAAGCTCGGTCCTTGGGACAACATCCTGGATTTGGCAGGGAAGGCACTGGAGGCCGGGGCAGACGGTCTGACGTTAATAAACACTCTTAAGGGGACGATAATAGACCACGAGACCTTGCAACCAGTGCTCAGTTACGGGACTGGAGGGATATCGGGGAAGTGCATTTACCCCCTAGCCCTTAGGATCATTGCAGAAGTGTACTCCGAGTATGAGGCAGAGATCATAGGCATGGGAGGAGTTTTCACCTTCAGGGAGGTGATAGGCTTAATGAGCGTAGGCGCAAAGTTGGTAGGGGTGGGCACAGCAATAATCGATAGGGGGTTTGGGGTTATCCGGGAAATAAGGAGGGACTTGTACGCCTATTTGGAGCAAAACGGATTAAACTTTGAGGAGATAATAGGTAGAGCAGTGAAAAGATGACTCCAAGGCCAGTAATGAAAGGGAGAGACCTAGAGGGCCTAGTGTTCCTAGGGAAGGTCTCCTCAGTAAACGTGGAATACTGTAGCGAGGACAAGAAGATGGCAAAGGTAGTGGTGACCACTACGGAAGGGAAAGAGGTGGAGTCTGAGTGCATCCCAGTGAGAGCTGCGGGCAAGATATCGATAGTCATCAAGCACTACCTCAGGATGGGTATAGGCAAATATATAATTTCGGACGAGAAAGTTGTAGGTAGCGTCGACATGGAGGGAGAAGATGAAGTTCAGGATAGACAAGATTCCCAAAACGGATGAGGACCTAGAGGAAATCCAGAGGGAAGTTGAACAGGAACACCAGCACGAGCATCATCATGAGGAAGTAGACCTAGAGCACTTGTTAGGCGAGCTATACGCAGGTTTCCAATCACTACAGTCCAAGGCAGACAAACTGGAGAAGGACAACGACAAGTGCAAGCAGGAAATAAGCAGAATTTACAAGATCCTTTCAAGGATGCTTATAGCTCTATCCACTAACGACCAAAATGAAAAGATTAAAAATCTCAAGGAGATTTTAAGCATGTTAGAATAAACATGGACTTTGCTCAAACTTTAGTAATTGCAGTAAAACTTTTTGCTATAATGGATCCCTTCTCTATAATACCCTACATCCTGGCAATGTACGAAGAGTTCAGCCAAAACGACCCAAAGGTCACGTGGAGATTACTCGTAAACAAGATAGAGATAGCCGTTATAGTCCTTCTCCTTTTGTTCTCCGTTTTGGGTAGACCAATGTTGGACTTCCTGGGTCTAAAGCCGTCTTCGCTGGAGATAGGGGGAGGGATAATCTTAGTTTACTTAGGAATAGACACCATGGGCGGCTTCCAGCAACTCAGGTTCGCCTCGAGAAGCATTACAGAAGCAGTAGTAACACCGATCGCTACACCGCTAATAGTCGGGCCAGGCACAATGACCGCCCTCGTGACCCTTTCGGTCTCGTTTAACGCCTTTTACTTAATAGTAGGAAGTTTAATATCAGCCCTACTGGTTTACGTAGTCCTCATGATGGGGCCCCTACTCATTAAGGCCTTGGGCAGGACGGGGACGATAGCAGCGGGAAGATTTACAGCAATAATAATAGCGGCGTTTGGCGTACAACTTATTTTAGAGGGCATATCGCAGATCAACTTGTCATGATAATTCGAAGGGAAAATAAAAATTTTTTAACGAGCAATTCGTAATTCTTCATGAAGTGTATGTCTAACGGTAATAAGAAAGTGGACTTAGACGCAATAGACAGGAGGTTGTTAATAGAGCTTCTAAGGGACGCCAGGACTAGCCTGAGGAGGCTCTCCGAGGAGATGAACGTGTCTCCCGCGACCCTCCACAACAGGCTGACTAGGCTAGTACAAGAGGGTCTCATAAAGGGCTTTACAGCCCTCGTAGACTACACCAAGCTGGGCTATTCCCTCTCCGCAGTAATAATGGCAAAGATAGACGGGAAGCACTTAGTGGAGTTCGAGAAGGAAATAGCCAACACGGAAAACGTAGTAGCGGTCTACGACGTGGTAGGCGAGTACGACGTTGTGATAATAGCCAAGTTTAGGAGCGTGGAGGACCTAGACAGCTTCCTCAAACAACTGCTGAAGAACCCTAAGGTGGAGAGGACTTACACTAGCATAGTACTTAACGTTGTTAAAGAGGATCCCAGGATCAAGGTGTAGGGAATACCAGGAAGTTTTCCAAAAGCCTTTTATAACAATGCCCTGCCCTATATACCTATATGGTGAGTGGGTTTTGCAGTTCTGTCCTAAGTGCGGAGGAGTAATGGTTCCAACAAAGAAGGACGGAAAGGAGATCCTTAAGTGCACTAAGTGCGGTTTCGAGAAAGAGATGGACAAGAAGGACAAGAAGTCCTACGAGGTAAAGGAGGCTAGGTCCAAGTCAGAGAGGGTGTTAACTACGTCTATAGTCAGCGAGAAGTCTGGTAGGAAAAGGGACGAGGAAGAGTGGGAGCAAGAAAGGGAGGAGTACTATAAGGAAGTCGGGCTCGAGCTGTTGAGGGACGAACTAGAGGGGTCAGAAGAGAACGAGGAAGACTAGCGTAAACATTTTATAAACCTCCTAATTATATGAAAATATGAAAGTTAGTGCGTCAGAAGAAAAGTACTTGATTGACCTCAACAGGAGGAAGTTTTTGGTCGAGGCCTACAAGACGGAGAAGGGCGAAAAGGTATACACTGTGTCAGAGGTAAGGTCCTATAAGTTGCCGAACGGTGAGGAATGGACTCCTGACACAAACAACGCCAAGACCCTTGACCTGTCCTCCGCCAGTCCGGAGCTCAAGAAAGTCATAAGGAGTATAGTAATACGTTTATAAACTATATTTTTATATCATTCTGGTTATTAGGTGAATTGAATGGTTCAGTTTGACTTTATCTTAACAACGGATAGATGCCTAATGACAAATCACCACCACAAGGAATTCTTGGGCTTCCTGGGCACGGGTCCAGCGATAGGGATACCGGAGAGGGTGTGGAAGTGGCTAGCCTGTCCTAAAATGGAAGTTGATGAACTAGGTAGGCCCAAAGAGGCACCTTACGGAATGAGGAAAGTGGAGGCAAAGCTAATAGACGAGGGTTTCAACGCAGCCATCATAGACCCAGACTACATAGGCAAGTACTTGAAGGATGCCAAGGCTCTAATGTTTTCTCACCACGACTACTTCGCCTTCGGTCCTCCTTCATCCACGTGGTGGGGCATAACCAAGAAGGAGCCTCTAAACTACAAGAGCTTCCAGGAGCTGATAAGCAGGCCAGAGATAGCTGAGGCCAAGAAGAGGGGTATGAAGATCTTAGTTGGGGGACCGTCGACTTGGCAGTGGCTGTGGAGGGAGGACATGATAGAGAAGCTGGGAGTTGACACATTGTTTGACGGAGAGGCAGAGAAGTTAATAGTTAAGCTGGCTCAGGCAGTACTAGACGGCGAACCTCTGCCCAGGTACGTGTACGTGAGCGGAGACGACGTTCCAGACATAGAGGACATACCCGACATTAAGGGGGCTAGCGTCAACGGGCTCATAGAGGTGATGAGGGGATGCGCCAGGTCGTGCAGGTTCTGCTCAGTAACCTTAAGGCCAACAAGGTACTATCCGCTTGAGAAGATCGAGAGGGAACTGCAGGTCAACGTTAAGGCTGGAATAAGGCACGGCGTTATACACAGCGACGACGTGCTCTTCTACGGGGCTGTCGGAATACTGCCCAGACCGGAGCCCCTCATTAAGCTCCACCAGCTCGTCAAGAAGTACTACAAGACCATTGCGTGGAGCCACGCAAGCCTTGCTGCAATTAGGTACTCGCAGGAGAAGTACGGGCTCATCAGCAAGCTCTCCGAGATTATTTATGAAAACGACCAAAAGTACCTAGGCGTTGAGGTCGGCATTGAGACGGGGTCCGTGAGATTAGCTAAGGAGATAATGCCGGCGAAGTCGGCCCCCTATAAGCCTGAGCAGTACCCAGAGACTGTGGAGGAGGCGTTCAAGATAATGCACGAACACCACATCATCCCTGCAGGAACCATGATAGTTGGGTTACCAGAGGAGACAGAGGAGGACGTGTACAGGACCATAGAGTTGGTGGACAACTTGAGGTCTTACAGGAGCATCCTCGTTCCCATGTTCTTTGTTCCCATGGGGTACTTCAAGAACAAGGATTGGTTCACGAGGATTAAGCTAAGCGACGCCCACATAGAGTTATATAAGAAAGTGTTCTGGCACGACGTCTACTGGGCAGAGGACATAATAGACAAGTTCTACATGCAAGGGCCCTTGTACTACCCAGTGAGGCTTACGCTAAAGCTGTTTCTAGCTGCGGCTAAGAGGAAAATGAAACAAGTGGAAGCGTGGCTAGAGTCGCAGATGAAGAAGTGAAAATTTTTCCCTTTTCCTTATTTAGCCTTTTTCGGCAGAATGTAGTCCTTTGGAGCGGCCTTAAACATTTCCAAGTACTTCCTCAAAACCTTGGGTACCTCAACTGCTCCGTCCTGCCTCTGGTAGTTCTCCAGGATAGCAGTTATCGTCCTAGTGCTAGCTACCGCAGTACTGTTTAAGGTGTGGACGTAGCCCTTCTTGTTGTTTTTCCTGTCCACGTATCTTATCTTCATCCTATACGCCTGCCAGTCCGTGCAGTTGCTACAGCTTACCATCTCCCTGAATTTAGCTTGAGCGGGCATCCACACCTCTAGGTCGTACTTCTTAGCTGCACAAGCGCCCAGATCCCCAGAGGCTATGTTTATTATCCTGTAGGGTAGCCCCAGCCCCTGAAATAGTTCCTCGGCGTTGCTGATTAGTTCCTTGTGGTAGTTCCAGCTCTCCTCAGGAGAGGAGAAGACAAACTGCTCTACCTTGTGGAACTGGTGGACCCTGAATATCCCCTTCAAGTCCTTGTTGGCAGCTCCAGCCTCCTTTCTAAACGCTGGGCTAACGCCAACTAGCTTTATGGGTAGGTTTTCCTTCTCTATCTCTTCCTTAAAGTAAAGCGCTGCTAAGGGGTGTTCTGCAGTGGCAATGAGATAGAGATCCTCGTCTTCGATCTTGTATATCGCGTCCTTAAACGTGTCTAGGTCTATAACGGAGTGTATTACCTCTCCCCTCAACATGTAAGGTGGAAGCACGAGCATATAGCCCTTGGATGTCAGGAGGTCTACTGCGTACAACAAGAGGGAAAAGTCGAGCCAGACTATGTCGTCAAAAAGGTAATAGAACCTCGAGCCAGACACTTGAGACGCCTTCTCTGTGTTCGCTAGGCCTAGGACTCTCTCCAACTCGTCAGCGTGGCCCACTGGCTTCCACTCCAAGACCTCGTAGTCCACTTGCATCCCTCCAGTTTGCCTCTTGAACTCATCCAGATCCTCCTTGTATACCTTGAACCTCCCCCAGAACTTTATTGGCACACTGTAGTTCTCGTCTGGGCCAATTGGCACGTCCTCGCTCACTAGGTTTGGTAGACTCTTCAACAAGCTTTCCCTCTCTTCTTCTACCTGCTTCAGCTCCTTCTCCTTCTCCTTTAACGTGATCAACAGCTTCTTTGCCTCCTCTATCTTGGTCTTCCTTTCCTCTGGTGGAAGTCTCGGTATCTGGTCGGTTATGACGTTATGCTCGTGCCTCAGCCTCTCCACTTCCTGTAAAGTAGTTCTCCACTTCCTGTCAAGCTCAATGACCTTATTTATCAGAGAAACGTCCACAAACCTCTTTCTCAAGTTTTCAACAAGCTTGCCTGGATTATTTCTAACCAGTTCCAGTATACTCCAAGACATAATAAACACAAAAAGCTTTAGGCTTTTATGCCTTCTGATTTTCCGTCTGAGTGACGTCCTGGGGTAAACCGTAGGTCTGTACCCACATCTCTACTATGTCGTAACCGTAAAGCTTCCTGAACTTCTCCCTACCCTCGTTTGTCATCTTAAGCGGCGTCCACTGAGTCTCCAGATCCAAGTCAACTTCAACTTCCTTGGCTGGGACGCTCTCCTTGATAACTTGCTCAACCGTGTAGATTAGGTCGTCGACTACTGGACAACCTGGAGCTGTCAGACCGAGCCTAATGTATACCTTCCCGTCGTCTGAGATTTTCAAGTCGTATATCAGCCCTAGGTTGACTATGTCAACCGGAATCTCTGGATCATACACTTGCTCCAGACCTTCCATAATCTTCTTCTTCCACTCCTCCACGTTCACAGCCGTGCTCATGAAATATCCATTTTAAAATAGGTTGTTGGCCATTTTTATCCTTTTTTAACATAAATTTTAAAGACTAGTATTTGTTAAGTCTACTTAATAAAATCGCTGTAGCCCCTGTAGAAACACGACCAATTCCCAGTGTGGCATACGGGACCTGCGGACTTTACCTTGAGCACTATAGCGTCGCTATCGCAGTCTATCCTGACGTCCTCCACAATCTGAAAGTTACCGCTTGTCTCCCCCTTTAGCCAGAGTTTCCTCCTACTCAAAGACCAGAAGTGGGCGTAACCCGTGGTTAAGGTCTTCATTACTGCCTCCCTGTTCATGTGCCCCACCATCAGTACTTCCTTTGTGTTGATGTCCTGCAGTACCGCGATTACCGTGGAGTCCTCGTGTCTGTAGTTCAAGGTAGAGGCTAGCTTCTCCGCCTCTTCTCTGCTCAACCTTAACGTCTCGCCCACCTCGTCAAGTTGGAGAAAAACGTCTTTCCTGTCGCACTGCTCTTCTCGGGGTGGAACTGCGTTCCTATTGCGAAGTCACTGTATACTATGGCCGGGAACTCGACCCCGTACTTGCTCGTGGCTACCACCCTCTTCTCCTGAGTGTAAGCCACGTAGCTGTGGACAAAGTAGGCGTATTTGTCGTCTAAGCCTTCTACCACCTCAGAGGGCGAGGTAACATGGATTTTGTCCCAGCCTATATGGGGCAGCTTTACCCCTCCTTGGATTCTGTCCACTATCCCCTTGAACCAGCCTAGGCCCTTGTTCCTTCCTCCCTCAGTTCCCTCTTCAAACATTATCTGCATACCAAGGCATACGCCGAGGAACTTAACGCCCTTACTCCTCAAGTCCTCGATCTTCTCCCTGTTGTTCTCAATGAACTTAGAGACAGCAGAGAAGGACCCTACCCCTGGGAAGACGAGGAGGTCGGTTTCCTCTAATCCACCTATCTTTACCTCAAACCCCGCCCTCCTCAAGCCGGAGGATATGCTATAGAGGTTGCCCACTCCGTAGTTTACTACCACGGCCCTCATTTCATCCTCCTCCTCAACTCCTCGTATAGTTCCTCAGGGGTCACGCCTTCAATAGCCATTAGAACCCAAAGGTGGTATATTAAGTCTGCTGACTCAGAGATGAACCTCTCTTTCCCCTCGCTCAGCGAGGCGACAATGGTCTCCACGGCCTCTTCGCCGACTTTCCTAGCGACGTAACCCTTGCCCTTGGACACTATCTCTGCGGTGTAACTTCCATGCGGTTTGCTCTTTATCCTGTCAACTATCACGCTGTAAAGCTCGTCAAGTACCTCAGTCATACCTCGCACCCATGCTCTCTGAGTGCACCCTAAACCCCTCGTAGTCTGCCAGGACTTTTCCAGCTTCTATTAGCTTTTTGTTAGGCTTCTCTGCAATTACGTAAGTTACTGGCTTGAGGAAGTCGAACACCGTGACTCCTCCCTTAAACCTTGCCCACCCGTTAGTGGGCAATATGTGGTCTGGCCCCGCGCAGTAGTCAACTATGGCTGGAGGGGTCTTGCCCAAGGTCACTGCTCCAGAGTTCTCAACTAGGCGCAATAACTCCATTGGCGACTTTACAGCAAGGGACAAGTGCTCTGGGGATAACTCGTTCGCCACCTTGACTGCCTCGTCGAGGTCTTTTGTCTTCACGAGATAGTAAGTCCTGTTGTCGTCTAAGTAAGGCTTCACGTCTTCAAGAAACTTCTGGGACGGAGAGATGAGGACTAGGAAAGTGGATTCCCCGTGTTCTCCTTGGGCCTTTAGGTCAAGGGCTACCTGCCTGGGGTCTGCTGTCTCGTCAGCTATTATCACGAGTTCTGTGGGGCCCTCAATTCCGTCTACGCCTACGTCCTTACTGACGAGAAACTTCGCCGCTTGGACGTAAACGTTTCCTGGGCCAAGTACTTTGTCCACTCTCTTCACGGTCTCAGTGCCGTAAGCCATTGCCGCTATTGCTTGGGCTCCGCCTATTTTGTAGAGCTCCTTGACCCCCAGCTTGAGGGATATGTACGCTATGGCTGGGTCTATCTTTTCCCCTGGGGTGGATACGTAGATTTCCTTAACCCCTGCCACCCTAGCTGGTATTCCAGCCATCAATAATGTGGAAGGATAGGTCTTAGCCCCTCCCGGCACGTAGATCCCTACCCTGTTTACGGGCTTCCAGACTACCCCGTATTCGATCCCCATCCTCCCGCCTCCAGAGTTTGGTGGCTTTATGCTCAAGTGGAACTCCTCAAGTTGCAAGTAAATTTCATCTATAGCCTCCCTAACCTTGGCGTCCAAAAGTTTAGCTTGGCTTTCAAGCTCCTCCTGTGGCGCCTTTACGCTGGTTAGCTTGTACTTGTCAAACTTTTCCGTCAACTCCACGAGTGCCCTATCTCCCTCTTTCCTTACCTTTTCTACTATTTCACTAACCTTGTCTAAGACCTGCGAGAAGGAATTTGGCCTCTCCTTTGGGACTTCGTACTTTATCATAGTCTTACCTCCAAGCCTTTAGCTTTTAAGTAAGCCTTAAGCTCTGGGATCTTCACAATTCCGTCGTGGAATATCCCAGCCGCTAACGCTGCCTCTACCTTCGCCTTGGAGAACACCTCGTAGAAGTGCTCCATTTTTCCCGCGCCTCCGCTGGCTATTACTGGGACGTTAACTGCGTTGACGATAGCCCTAGTGAGATCTATGTCGTAGCCCTGCCTAGTACCATCCCTGTCAATGCTCGTCAGGAGTATCTCACCAGCCCCCAACAGCTCGACCTCCTTAGCCCACTTCACAGTGTCTAAGCCAGTGTCGTAGCTCCCTGACTTGGTGAAGACCCTCCACGAGTTGCCCACCCTCTTAGCGTCTATTGCCACTACAACAGCTTGTGCCCCGAACTCCTCAGAAGCCTTCGCTACTAACAACTTGTTCTCCACTGCTGCTGTGTTGACGCTTACCTTATCTGCCCCTGAAGACAAAACCCTTGACACGTCATCCAACGTCCTTATCCCGCCTCCCACGGTAAGTGGAATGGAGAGGACGCTGGCAGTGTCCCTAACCACGTTGAGGAGGATAGCCCTACCTTCTACAGTTGCAGATATGTCCAGGAAGACCACCTCGTCAGCCCCTTCCTCCTCATACCTGGACGCCAGCTCTACTGGGTCTCCCTTGTCCTTGAGGTTCAGGAAGTTAACTCCCTTCACTACCCTTCCGTTTTTCACGTCTAGGCAGGCAATTATCCTCTTCGCAGTCATAGCGATCCCTTCGTGCTCGTAACTCCTTTATACACTATCCTGGAAGCGTCGTAAAGGGCAAGCCCAAGTGCCTTAAACGAGGCCTCGATGACGTGGTGGTCGTTCTCTCCCCTAAACTGGAGTACGTGCAGAGTGATTCCAGCACTTGTAGCTAGAGAGCTGAAGAAGTGGGGCACGTTCTCCGTAGATAGTCCCCCTACGCTCTCCCTCTTTAAGTTTAGCTCAACCTTTGAGTACGGTCTGCCAGATATGTCCAAGGCCAACATAACCAACGCCTCGTCCATCGGGATGATCTGGTGGGAGAACCTCTTTATTCCCTCCTTGTTTCCCAAGGCTTCCTTCAAAGCCATCCCCAGGGTTATTGCCACGTCCTCGACTATGTGGTGGTCGTCGTAGCCCTGCTTGTCCTCTCCCTTCACCTTAGACGTAGCCCTCATGTAGAAGAGGAGGGTGTGCAACATGTGGTTGAAGAAGGGAACCGAAGTCTCTACCTCCACTTCCCCTGGAGTGTCTAAGTCGAGCTCCACCTCAACCCTCGTCTCCTTGGTCTCCCTTACTACCCGCGCGACCCTAGACGTACTTGACCCCCCTTAAGTTCCCGGTGTAAAAGGACATGCCTACCACGGTGAAGTCGAAGCCCATACCCTTGAGCTTCGCCAGGTCGTTCACGTCCCTTATCCCGCCTGCGTATCCCTTGAGCCCGCTGACCATAGTTAGGTACTTCCCCACGCCCTCGTCAATACCGACGCTCTTCCCCTCCCTACATATGTTGGTAAATATAACCCCTGCAACCTCGCCGATTTGTCTCAGTCCCTCTTCTACCCTTATTGCCTTCTCGTTCCACCCCTTTACGTA contains these protein-coding regions:
- the hisI gene encoding phosphoribosyl-AMP cyclohydrolase codes for the protein MAVLQDINTKEVLMVGHMNREAVMKTLTTGYAHFWSLSRRKLWLKGETSGNFQIVEDVRIDCDSDAIVLKVKSAGPVCHTGNWSCFYRGYSDFIK
- the hisH gene encoding imidazole glycerol phosphate synthase subunit HisH — translated: MRAVVVNYGVGNLYSISSGLRRAGFEVKIGGLEETDLLVFPGVGSFSAVSKFIENNREKIEDLRSKGVKFLGVCLGMQIMFEEGTEGGRNKGLGWFKGIVDRIQGGVKLPHIGWDKIHVTSPSEVVEGLDDKYAYFVHSYVAYTQEKRVVATSKYGVEFPAIVYSDFAIGTQFHPEKSSATGKTFFSNLTRWARR
- the hisE gene encoding phosphoribosyl-ATP diphosphatase translates to MTEVLDELYSVIVDRIKSKPHGSYTAEIVSKGKGYVARKVGEEAVETIVASLSEGKERFISESADLIYHLWVLMAIEGVTPEELYEELRRRMK
- the hisD gene encoding histidinol dehydrogenase — translated: MIKYEVPKERPNSFSQVLDKVSEIVEKVRKEGDRALVELTEKFDKYKLTSVKAPQEELESQAKLLDAKVREAIDEIYLQLEEFHLSIKPPNSGGGRMGIEYGVVWKPVNRVGIYVPGGAKTYPSTLLMAGIPARVAGVKEIYVSTPGEKIDPAIAYISLKLGVKELYKIGGAQAIAAMAYGTETVKRVDKVLGPGNVYVQAAKFLVSKDVGVDGIEGPTELVIIADETADPRQVALDLKAQGEHGESTFLVLISPSQKFLEDVKPYLDDNRTYYLVKTKDLDEAVKVANELSPEHLSLAVKSPMELLRLVENSGAVTLGKTPPAIVDYCAGPDHILPTNGWARFKGGVTVFDFLKPVTYVIAEKPNKKLIEAGKVLADYEGFRVHSESMGARYD
- the hisF gene encoding imidazole glycerol phosphate synthase subunit HisF, which gives rise to MTAKRIIACLDVKNGRVVKGVNFLNLKDKGDPVELASRYEEEGADEVVFLDISATVEGRAILLNVVRDTASVLSIPLTVGGGIRTLDDVSRVLSSGADKVSVNTAAVENKLLVAKASEEFGAQAVVVAIDAKRVGNSWRVFTKSGSYDTGLDTVKWAKEVELLGAGEILLTSIDRDGTRQGYDIDLTRAIVNAVNVPVIASGGAGKMEHFYEVFSKAKVEAALAAGIFHDGIVKIPELKAYLKAKGLEVRL
- the hisB gene encoding imidazoleglycerol-phosphate dehydratase (catalyzes the dehydration of D-erythro-1-(imidazol-4-yl)glycerol 3-phosphate to 3-(imidazol-4-yl)-2-oxopropyl phosphate in histidine biosynthesis) yields the protein MELDLDTPGEVEVETSVPFFNHMLHTLLFYMRATSKVKGEDKQGYDDHHIVEDVAITLGMALKEALGNKEGIKRFSHQIIPMDEALVMLALDISGRPYSKVELNLKRESVGGLSTENVPHFFSSLATSAGITLHVLQFRGENDHHVIEASFKALGLALYDASRIVYKGVTSTKGSL